A region of Vitis riparia cultivar Riparia Gloire de Montpellier isolate 1030 chromosome 1, EGFV_Vit.rip_1.0, whole genome shotgun sequence DNA encodes the following proteins:
- the LOC117912770 gene encoding fructose-bisphosphate aldolase-lysine N-methyltransferase, chloroplastic isoform X2: MATLFTLVSSSSSVFFFPIKTLKNPPIIPSRRPPFSLTCLRSLETNPPPPIQTFWKWLSDQGVVSGKTPVKPGIVTEGLGLVAQRDIARNEAVLEVPKRFWINPDAVAASEIGSVCGGLKPWVSVALFLIREKLRDESPWRSYLDILPEYTNSTIYWSEEELVEIQGTQLLNTTLGVKEYVQSEFLKVEEEVILPHSQLFPFPVTLDDFLWAFGILRSRAFSRLRGQNLVLIPLADLINHSPSITTEEYAWEIKGAGLFSRDQLFSLRTPVSVKAGEQVLIQYDLDKSNAELALDYGFIESRPNRNSYTLTLEISESDPFFGDKLDIAESNGLSEIAYFDIVLGQSLPAAMLPYLRLVALGGPDAFLLESIFRNTIWGHLELPVSRANEELICQVIQDACKSALSGYLTTIEEDEKLKEEGNLHPRLEIAVGVRTGEKKVLQQIDGIFRERERELDQLEYYQERRLKDLGLCGEQGEIIFWESK, translated from the exons ATGGCCACTCTCTTTACTCTCGTATCATCttcttcctctgttttcttcttccctatcaaaaccctaaaaaaccCACCAATCATTCCCTCTAGAAGGCCGCCTTTCTCCCTTACTTGTCTCCGGTCGTTGGAAACTAACCCACCACCCCCAATTCAGACCTTCTGGAAATGGCTTTCCGACCAAGGTGTAGTCTCCGGCAAGACTCCGGTAAAGCCGGGGATCGTCACAGAAGGCCTAGGACTCGTTGCCCAGAGAGACATTGCTCGAAACGAGGCTGTTTTGGAAGTGCCCAAGAGGTTTTGGATAAACCCAGATGCAGTAGCAGCTTCGGAGATTGGGAGTGTATGTGGTGGCCTGAAGCCTTGGGTGTCTGTTGCTCTGTTCTTGATCAGAGAGAAGTTGAGAGACGAGTCGCCATGGCGAAGTTACCTTGATATTCTTCCAGAGTACACCAATTCTACTATTTATTG GTCAGAAGAGGAGCTCGTTGAGATTCAAG GAACACAACTGTTGAACACAACCTTAGGTGTGAAGGAATATGTGCAAAGTGAATTTCttaaagttgaagaagaagtcATACTCCCTCACAGCCAGCTTTTCCCTTTTCCTGTAACATTGGATGACTTCTTATGGGCATTTGGGATATTGAGATCCAGGGCATTTTCACGCCTTCGTGGTCAAAATCTTGTTTTGATCCCTCTTGCAGACTTG ATCAATCACAGTCCGAGCATAACCACTGAGGAGTACGCATGGGAGATTAAAGGAGCAGGTCTTTTCTCTAGGGATCAATTATTTTCTCTGAGGACCCCAGTTTCTGTGAAGGCTGGTGAGCAG GTTTTGATCCAGTATGATTTGGACAAGAGCAATGCTGAGTTGGCTTTGGACTATGGGTTCATAGAATCGAGGCCAAACCGGAATTCTTATACCCTAACGCTAGAGATATCTGAGTCAGACCCTTTTTTTGGGGACAAGCTAGATATTGCTGAGTCTAATGGTCTTAGTGAAATTGCATACTTCGACATTGTATTGGGCCAATCTCTTCCAGCTGCAATGCTGCCCTACTTGCGACTGGTAGCGCTTGGGGGACCTGATGCTTTTCTCTTGGAATCTATTTTTAGAAACACTATCTGGGGGCACCTTGAATTGCCTGTGAGCCGTGCCAATGAGGAACTCATATGCCAAGTGATCCAAGATGCCTGCAAATCTGCCCTTTCCGGTTATCTTACCACCATTGAAGAG GATGAGAAGTTGAAGGAAGAAGGGAATCTCCATCCAAGGCTTGAGATTGCTGTTGGGGTGAGAACAGGGGAGAAGAAGGTGCTGCAACAAATTGATGGGATTTTCagggaaagggaaagggaaTTGGATCAGTTGGAATATTACCAAGAAAGGAGGCTTAAGGACCTCGGCCTGTGTGGGGAGCAAGGTGAAATCATCTTTTGGGAGTCCAAGTAA
- the LOC117912770 gene encoding fructose-bisphosphate aldolase-lysine N-methyltransferase, chloroplastic isoform X1, which translates to MATLFTLVSSSSSVFFFPIKTLKNPPIIPSRRPPFSLTCLRSLETNPPPPIQTFWKWLSDQGVVSGKTPVKPGIVTEGLGLVAQRDIARNEAVLEVPKRFWINPDAVAASEIGSVCGGLKPWVSVALFLIREKLRDESPWRSYLDILPEYTNSTIYWSEEELVEIQGISFVGTQLLNTTLGVKEYVQSEFLKVEEEVILPHSQLFPFPVTLDDFLWAFGILRSRAFSRLRGQNLVLIPLADLINHSPSITTEEYAWEIKGAGLFSRDQLFSLRTPVSVKAGEQVLIQYDLDKSNAELALDYGFIESRPNRNSYTLTLEISESDPFFGDKLDIAESNGLSEIAYFDIVLGQSLPAAMLPYLRLVALGGPDAFLLESIFRNTIWGHLELPVSRANEELICQVIQDACKSALSGYLTTIEEDEKLKEEGNLHPRLEIAVGVRTGEKKVLQQIDGIFRERERELDQLEYYQERRLKDLGLCGEQGEIIFWESK; encoded by the exons ATGGCCACTCTCTTTACTCTCGTATCATCttcttcctctgttttcttcttccctatcaaaaccctaaaaaaccCACCAATCATTCCCTCTAGAAGGCCGCCTTTCTCCCTTACTTGTCTCCGGTCGTTGGAAACTAACCCACCACCCCCAATTCAGACCTTCTGGAAATGGCTTTCCGACCAAGGTGTAGTCTCCGGCAAGACTCCGGTAAAGCCGGGGATCGTCACAGAAGGCCTAGGACTCGTTGCCCAGAGAGACATTGCTCGAAACGAGGCTGTTTTGGAAGTGCCCAAGAGGTTTTGGATAAACCCAGATGCAGTAGCAGCTTCGGAGATTGGGAGTGTATGTGGTGGCCTGAAGCCTTGGGTGTCTGTTGCTCTGTTCTTGATCAGAGAGAAGTTGAGAGACGAGTCGCCATGGCGAAGTTACCTTGATATTCTTCCAGAGTACACCAATTCTACTATTTATTG GTCAGAAGAGGAGCTCGTTGAGATTCAAG GGATTTCTTTTGTAGGAACACAACTGTTGAACACAACCTTAGGTGTGAAGGAATATGTGCAAAGTGAATTTCttaaagttgaagaagaagtcATACTCCCTCACAGCCAGCTTTTCCCTTTTCCTGTAACATTGGATGACTTCTTATGGGCATTTGGGATATTGAGATCCAGGGCATTTTCACGCCTTCGTGGTCAAAATCTTGTTTTGATCCCTCTTGCAGACTTG ATCAATCACAGTCCGAGCATAACCACTGAGGAGTACGCATGGGAGATTAAAGGAGCAGGTCTTTTCTCTAGGGATCAATTATTTTCTCTGAGGACCCCAGTTTCTGTGAAGGCTGGTGAGCAG GTTTTGATCCAGTATGATTTGGACAAGAGCAATGCTGAGTTGGCTTTGGACTATGGGTTCATAGAATCGAGGCCAAACCGGAATTCTTATACCCTAACGCTAGAGATATCTGAGTCAGACCCTTTTTTTGGGGACAAGCTAGATATTGCTGAGTCTAATGGTCTTAGTGAAATTGCATACTTCGACATTGTATTGGGCCAATCTCTTCCAGCTGCAATGCTGCCCTACTTGCGACTGGTAGCGCTTGGGGGACCTGATGCTTTTCTCTTGGAATCTATTTTTAGAAACACTATCTGGGGGCACCTTGAATTGCCTGTGAGCCGTGCCAATGAGGAACTCATATGCCAAGTGATCCAAGATGCCTGCAAATCTGCCCTTTCCGGTTATCTTACCACCATTGAAGAG GATGAGAAGTTGAAGGAAGAAGGGAATCTCCATCCAAGGCTTGAGATTGCTGTTGGGGTGAGAACAGGGGAGAAGAAGGTGCTGCAACAAATTGATGGGATTTTCagggaaagggaaagggaaTTGGATCAGTTGGAATATTACCAAGAAAGGAGGCTTAAGGACCTCGGCCTGTGTGGGGAGCAAGGTGAAATCATCTTTTGGGAGTCCAAGTAA
- the LOC117924650 gene encoding phosphate transporter PHO1 homolog 3-like isoform X2, with protein MKFGKEFTSQMVPEWQEAYMDYNFLKTLLKEVERFKQGSKPPATPARLKRKLTLHRAFSGLTHFARNGHLTCSSESDIEIQAILVHSVERNGFAGYETTFLKLGEEGAEYELVYFRRLDDELNKVDKFYRSKVEELMIEAASLNKQMDALIAFRVKVENPQGLFDSSAEMNHLSMDVATSAAATTPSRARASSKVHMDAIEQEGGSRSNHGQSGESSEDKEVKEKIQTTNHSIQEEKPNSIRGTRPAPLQILDRVKMNNTVETPCSTIKGFLNPDQLTALYFTRENLKRVEQKLKKAFIEFYHKLCLLKSYSFLNILAFSKIMKKYDKIASRNASKSYLKMVDESYLGSSNKVSKLMERVEATFIKHFCNSNRSKGMNILRPKAKKERHRVTFSLGFFAGCTAALILSLILIICTRHLLKLKEEGEKYMENMFPLYSLFGFIVLHMLMYAGNIYFWRRYRVNYSFIFGFKQGTELGYREVLFLGFGLAVLALASVLLNLEQTDPETEDYIAFTELLPLGLLVLVIVILICPLNIIYRSSRFFFLKCLFHCFCAPLYKVTLPDFLVADQLTSQVQAFRSLEFYICYYGWGDYKHRQNTCKTNVVYNTFYFIVAVVPYWSRLLQCLRRLFEEKDLMQAYNGVKYISTIVAVSVRTAYSLDKGMGWRIVAWVSSTIAAITGTYWDLVFDWGLLQKHAKNRWLRDKLLVPHKSVYFGAMVLNVLLRFAWLQTVLDFQLSVIHREGLIAIVASLEIIRRGIWNFFRLENEHLNNVGKFRAFKSVPLPFNCDEDDEKDG; from the exons ATGAAGTTTGGGAAGGAGTTCACATCACAAATGGTGCCAGAATGGCAAGAAGCATATATGGATTACAATTTTCTCAAGACCCTTCTAAAAGAAGTGGAGCGTTTCAAGCAAGGAAGCAAGCCACCAGCCACACCCGCTCGGCTAAAGCGAAAGCTAACACTTCATAGAGCTTTCAGTGGCCTAACTCACTTTGCAAGGAATGGCCATCTCACGTGCTCCTCTGAATCTGACATTGAAATCCAAGCAATTCTCGTCCATTCAGTAGAGCGAAATGGCTTTGCTGGCTATGAAACTACGTTTCTTAAGTTAGGAGAGGAGGGAGCAGAATACGAGCTTGTGTACTTTAGAAGACTTGATGACGAGTTAAATAAAGTTGACAAGTTTTACAGGTCTAAGGTGGAAGAGCTGATGATTGAGGCTGCATCATTGAATAAGCAAATGGATGCTTTAATTGCTTTTCGGGTCAAGGTGGAGAATCCACAAGGTTTGTTTGATAGCTCGGCAGAGATGAATCACCTTTCCATGGATGTTGCAACTTCAGCGGCTGCTACTACTCCATCCAGGGCTAGAGCAAGCAGTAA AGTTCACATGGATGCAATAGAGCAAGAAGGTGGATCGCGTAGCAACCATGGGCAATCAGGTGAATCAAGTGAAGATAAAGAAGTGAAGGAGAAAATCCAAACTACCAACCACAGTATTCAAGAAGAGAAACCAAATAGCATTAGGGGCACTAGGCCAGCTCCATTACAGATACTTGATCGGGTTAAAATGAACAACACTGTGGAGACTCCTTGTTCCACCATCAAAGGCTTCCTTAATCCTGATCAGCTAACGGCGCTATACTTCACGAGAGAAAATCTGAAAAGGGTTGAGCAAAAACTTAAGAAGGCTTTCATTGAATTTTATCATAAGCTCTGCCTTCTAAAAAGCTATAG CTTCTtgaatattttggctttttcgaAGATCATGAAGAAATATGATAAG ATTGCCTCTAGAAATGCTTCAAAATCTTACTTGAAAATGGTGGACGAATCCTACCTTGGCAGCTCGAACAAG GTTAGCAAGCTAATGGAAAGGGTGGAAGCTACCTTCATCAAGCATTTCTGTAACTCAAACCGTAGTAAAGGGATGAACATCTTGAGACCCAAAGCAAAGAAAGAAAGGCATAGAGTAACATTTTCCCTTG GTTTCTTTGCTGGCTGCACAGCAGCTCTAATATTGTCCctcattttgattatttgtaCCCGCCATCTCCTTAAACTTAAGGAAGAGGGAGAAAAGTACATGGAAAACATGTTTCCTCTTTACAG CTTGTTTGGGTTCATTGTTCTGCACATGCTCATGTACGCTGGGAATATATACTTCTGGAGGCGATACCGTGtcaattattcatttatatttggtttcaagCAAGGAACTGAATTGGGCTACCGAGAAGTTCTCTTTCTTGGTTTTGGGCTTGCAGTATTAGCCCTAGCGAGTGTGCTACTAAACCTGGAGCAGACGGACCCAGAAACAGAAGATTACATAGCATTCACTGAACTCCTTCCCCTGGGTTTACTTGTG CTTGTAATTGTCATATTGATCTGCCCGTTGAACATCATATACCGCTCCAGTAGATTCTTCTTTCTTAAATGCTTGTTTCATTGTTTTTGTGCACCTCTCTATAAG GTCACACTCCCAGATTTTCTCGTGGCAGATCAGCTAACTAGCCAG GTGCAAGCATTTAGAAGTTTGGAGTTCTACATTTGCTACTATGGTTGGGGAGACTACAAACATAGACAAAACACCTGTAAAACAAATGTTGTATATAATACTTTCTACTTCATTGTAGCTGTGGTTCCATACTGGTCTCGCCTTCTTCAG TGCCTCAGACGCCTGTTTGAAGAGAAAGATCTGATGCAAGCATATAATGGGGTAAAATATATCTCAACCATAGTAGCCGTTAGTGTGAGGACAGCATACAGTCTTGACAAGGGAATGGGTTGGAGGATAGTCGCCTGGGTTTCCTCTACAATTGCTGCAATCACTGGAACATACTGGGACCTTGTTTTTGACTGGGGCTTACTCCAAAAGCATGCTAAGAACCGCTGGTTGAGAGACAAACTCCTTGTCCCTCACAAGAGTGTATATTTTGGAGCTATG GTTTTGAACGTCTTGCTGAGATTTGCCTGGTTGCAAACGGTGTTGGATTTCCAGTTGTCTGTCATACATAGAGAAGGCTTAATTGCAATCGTAGCCAGCCTTGAGATTATCCGTCGTGGCATATGGAATTTCTTCAG GTTAGAGAATGAACATTTAAATAATGTTGGCAAGTTCCGAGCATTCAAGTCGGTTCCACTACCTTTCAACTGCGATGAAGATGATGAGAAGGATGGGTAG
- the LOC117924650 gene encoding phosphate transporter PHO1 homolog 3-like isoform X3, with product MKFGKEFTSQMVPEWQEAYMDYNFLKTLLKEVERFKQGSKPPATPARLKRKLTLHRAFSGLTHFARNGHLTCSSESDIEIQAILVHSVERNGFAGYETTFLKLGEEGAEYELVYFRRLDDELNKVDKFYRSKVEELMIEAASLNKQMDALIAFRVKVENPQGLFDSSAEMNHLSMDVATSAAATTPSRARASSKCKPNSIRGTRPAPLQILDRVKMNNTVETPCSTIKGFLNPDQLTALYFTRENLKRVEQKLKKAFIEFYHKLCLLKSYSFLNILAFSKIMKKYDKIASRNASKSYLKMVDESYLGSSNKVSKLMERVEATFIKHFCNSNRSKGMNILRPKAKKERHRVTFSLGFFAGCTAALILSLILIICTRHLLKLKEEGEKYMENMFPLYSLFGFIVLHMLMYAGNIYFWRRYRVNYSFIFGFKQGTELGYREVLFLGFGLAVLALASVLLNLEQTDPETEDYIAFTELLPLGLLVLVIVILICPLNIIYRSSRFFFLKCLFHCFCAPLYKVTLPDFLVADQLTSQVQAFRSLEFYICYYGWGDYKHRQNTCKTNVVYNTFYFIVAVVPYWSRLLQCLRRLFEEKDLMQAYNGVKYISTIVAVSVRTAYSLDKGMGWRIVAWVSSTIAAITGTYWDLVFDWGLLQKHAKNRWLRDKLLVPHKSVYFGAMVLNVLLRFAWLQTVLDFQLSVIHREGLIAIVASLEIIRRGIWNFFRLENEHLNNVGKFRAFKSVPLPFNCDEDDEKDG from the exons ATGAAGTTTGGGAAGGAGTTCACATCACAAATGGTGCCAGAATGGCAAGAAGCATATATGGATTACAATTTTCTCAAGACCCTTCTAAAAGAAGTGGAGCGTTTCAAGCAAGGAAGCAAGCCACCAGCCACACCCGCTCGGCTAAAGCGAAAGCTAACACTTCATAGAGCTTTCAGTGGCCTAACTCACTTTGCAAGGAATGGCCATCTCACGTGCTCCTCTGAATCTGACATTGAAATCCAAGCAATTCTCGTCCATTCAGTAGAGCGAAATGGCTTTGCTGGCTATGAAACTACGTTTCTTAAGTTAGGAGAGGAGGGAGCAGAATACGAGCTTGTGTACTTTAGAAGACTTGATGACGAGTTAAATAAAGTTGACAAGTTTTACAGGTCTAAGGTGGAAGAGCTGATGATTGAGGCTGCATCATTGAATAAGCAAATGGATGCTTTAATTGCTTTTCGGGTCAAGGTGGAGAATCCACAAGGTTTGTTTGATAGCTCGGCAGAGATGAATCACCTTTCCATGGATGTTGCAACTTCAGCGGCTGCTACTACTCCATCCAGGGCTAGAGCAAGCAGTAAGTgt AAACCAAATAGCATTAGGGGCACTAGGCCAGCTCCATTACAGATACTTGATCGGGTTAAAATGAACAACACTGTGGAGACTCCTTGTTCCACCATCAAAGGCTTCCTTAATCCTGATCAGCTAACGGCGCTATACTTCACGAGAGAAAATCTGAAAAGGGTTGAGCAAAAACTTAAGAAGGCTTTCATTGAATTTTATCATAAGCTCTGCCTTCTAAAAAGCTATAG CTTCTtgaatattttggctttttcgaAGATCATGAAGAAATATGATAAG ATTGCCTCTAGAAATGCTTCAAAATCTTACTTGAAAATGGTGGACGAATCCTACCTTGGCAGCTCGAACAAG GTTAGCAAGCTAATGGAAAGGGTGGAAGCTACCTTCATCAAGCATTTCTGTAACTCAAACCGTAGTAAAGGGATGAACATCTTGAGACCCAAAGCAAAGAAAGAAAGGCATAGAGTAACATTTTCCCTTG GTTTCTTTGCTGGCTGCACAGCAGCTCTAATATTGTCCctcattttgattatttgtaCCCGCCATCTCCTTAAACTTAAGGAAGAGGGAGAAAAGTACATGGAAAACATGTTTCCTCTTTACAG CTTGTTTGGGTTCATTGTTCTGCACATGCTCATGTACGCTGGGAATATATACTTCTGGAGGCGATACCGTGtcaattattcatttatatttggtttcaagCAAGGAACTGAATTGGGCTACCGAGAAGTTCTCTTTCTTGGTTTTGGGCTTGCAGTATTAGCCCTAGCGAGTGTGCTACTAAACCTGGAGCAGACGGACCCAGAAACAGAAGATTACATAGCATTCACTGAACTCCTTCCCCTGGGTTTACTTGTG CTTGTAATTGTCATATTGATCTGCCCGTTGAACATCATATACCGCTCCAGTAGATTCTTCTTTCTTAAATGCTTGTTTCATTGTTTTTGTGCACCTCTCTATAAG GTCACACTCCCAGATTTTCTCGTGGCAGATCAGCTAACTAGCCAG GTGCAAGCATTTAGAAGTTTGGAGTTCTACATTTGCTACTATGGTTGGGGAGACTACAAACATAGACAAAACACCTGTAAAACAAATGTTGTATATAATACTTTCTACTTCATTGTAGCTGTGGTTCCATACTGGTCTCGCCTTCTTCAG TGCCTCAGACGCCTGTTTGAAGAGAAAGATCTGATGCAAGCATATAATGGGGTAAAATATATCTCAACCATAGTAGCCGTTAGTGTGAGGACAGCATACAGTCTTGACAAGGGAATGGGTTGGAGGATAGTCGCCTGGGTTTCCTCTACAATTGCTGCAATCACTGGAACATACTGGGACCTTGTTTTTGACTGGGGCTTACTCCAAAAGCATGCTAAGAACCGCTGGTTGAGAGACAAACTCCTTGTCCCTCACAAGAGTGTATATTTTGGAGCTATG GTTTTGAACGTCTTGCTGAGATTTGCCTGGTTGCAAACGGTGTTGGATTTCCAGTTGTCTGTCATACATAGAGAAGGCTTAATTGCAATCGTAGCCAGCCTTGAGATTATCCGTCGTGGCATATGGAATTTCTTCAG GTTAGAGAATGAACATTTAAATAATGTTGGCAAGTTCCGAGCATTCAAGTCGGTTCCACTACCTTTCAACTGCGATGAAGATGATGAGAAGGATGGGTAG
- the LOC117924650 gene encoding phosphate transporter PHO1 homolog 3-like isoform X1, producing MKFGKEFTSQMVPEWQEAYMDYNFLKTLLKEVERFKQGSKPPATPARLKRKLTLHRAFSGLTHFARNGHLTCSSESDIEIQAILVHSVERNGFAGYETTFLKLGEEGAEYELVYFRRLDDELNKVDKFYRSKVEELMIEAASLNKQMDALIAFRVKVENPQGLFDSSAEMNHLSMDVATSAAATTPSRARASRRVHMDAIEQEGGSRSNHGQSGESSEDKEVKEKIQTTNHSIQEEKPNSIRGTRPAPLQILDRVKMNNTVETPCSTIKGFLNPDQLTALYFTRENLKRVEQKLKKAFIEFYHKLCLLKSYSFLNILAFSKIMKKYDKIASRNASKSYLKMVDESYLGSSNKVSKLMERVEATFIKHFCNSNRSKGMNILRPKAKKERHRVTFSLGFFAGCTAALILSLILIICTRHLLKLKEEGEKYMENMFPLYSLFGFIVLHMLMYAGNIYFWRRYRVNYSFIFGFKQGTELGYREVLFLGFGLAVLALASVLLNLEQTDPETEDYIAFTELLPLGLLVLVIVILICPLNIIYRSSRFFFLKCLFHCFCAPLYKVTLPDFLVADQLTSQVQAFRSLEFYICYYGWGDYKHRQNTCKTNVVYNTFYFIVAVVPYWSRLLQCLRRLFEEKDLMQAYNGVKYISTIVAVSVRTAYSLDKGMGWRIVAWVSSTIAAITGTYWDLVFDWGLLQKHAKNRWLRDKLLVPHKSVYFGAMVLNVLLRFAWLQTVLDFQLSVIHREGLIAIVASLEIIRRGIWNFFRLENEHLNNVGKFRAFKSVPLPFNCDEDDEKDG from the exons ATGAAGTTTGGGAAGGAGTTCACATCACAAATGGTGCCAGAATGGCAAGAAGCATATATGGATTACAATTTTCTCAAGACCCTTCTAAAAGAAGTGGAGCGTTTCAAGCAAGGAAGCAAGCCACCAGCCACACCCGCTCGGCTAAAGCGAAAGCTAACACTTCATAGAGCTTTCAGTGGCCTAACTCACTTTGCAAGGAATGGCCATCTCACGTGCTCCTCTGAATCTGACATTGAAATCCAAGCAATTCTCGTCCATTCAGTAGAGCGAAATGGCTTTGCTGGCTATGAAACTACGTTTCTTAAGTTAGGAGAGGAGGGAGCAGAATACGAGCTTGTGTACTTTAGAAGACTTGATGACGAGTTAAATAAAGTTGACAAGTTTTACAGGTCTAAGGTGGAAGAGCTGATGATTGAGGCTGCATCATTGAATAAGCAAATGGATGCTTTAATTGCTTTTCGGGTCAAGGTGGAGAATCCACAAGGTTTGTTTGATAGCTCGGCAGAGATGAATCACCTTTCCATGGATGTTGCAACTTCAGCGGCTGCTACTACTCCATCCAGGGCTAGAGCAAGCA GAAGAGTTCACATGGATGCAATAGAGCAAGAAGGTGGATCGCGTAGCAACCATGGGCAATCAGGTGAATCAAGTGAAGATAAAGAAGTGAAGGAGAAAATCCAAACTACCAACCACAGTATTCAAGAAGAGAAACCAAATAGCATTAGGGGCACTAGGCCAGCTCCATTACAGATACTTGATCGGGTTAAAATGAACAACACTGTGGAGACTCCTTGTTCCACCATCAAAGGCTTCCTTAATCCTGATCAGCTAACGGCGCTATACTTCACGAGAGAAAATCTGAAAAGGGTTGAGCAAAAACTTAAGAAGGCTTTCATTGAATTTTATCATAAGCTCTGCCTTCTAAAAAGCTATAG CTTCTtgaatattttggctttttcgaAGATCATGAAGAAATATGATAAG ATTGCCTCTAGAAATGCTTCAAAATCTTACTTGAAAATGGTGGACGAATCCTACCTTGGCAGCTCGAACAAG GTTAGCAAGCTAATGGAAAGGGTGGAAGCTACCTTCATCAAGCATTTCTGTAACTCAAACCGTAGTAAAGGGATGAACATCTTGAGACCCAAAGCAAAGAAAGAAAGGCATAGAGTAACATTTTCCCTTG GTTTCTTTGCTGGCTGCACAGCAGCTCTAATATTGTCCctcattttgattatttgtaCCCGCCATCTCCTTAAACTTAAGGAAGAGGGAGAAAAGTACATGGAAAACATGTTTCCTCTTTACAG CTTGTTTGGGTTCATTGTTCTGCACATGCTCATGTACGCTGGGAATATATACTTCTGGAGGCGATACCGTGtcaattattcatttatatttggtttcaagCAAGGAACTGAATTGGGCTACCGAGAAGTTCTCTTTCTTGGTTTTGGGCTTGCAGTATTAGCCCTAGCGAGTGTGCTACTAAACCTGGAGCAGACGGACCCAGAAACAGAAGATTACATAGCATTCACTGAACTCCTTCCCCTGGGTTTACTTGTG CTTGTAATTGTCATATTGATCTGCCCGTTGAACATCATATACCGCTCCAGTAGATTCTTCTTTCTTAAATGCTTGTTTCATTGTTTTTGTGCACCTCTCTATAAG GTCACACTCCCAGATTTTCTCGTGGCAGATCAGCTAACTAGCCAG GTGCAAGCATTTAGAAGTTTGGAGTTCTACATTTGCTACTATGGTTGGGGAGACTACAAACATAGACAAAACACCTGTAAAACAAATGTTGTATATAATACTTTCTACTTCATTGTAGCTGTGGTTCCATACTGGTCTCGCCTTCTTCAG TGCCTCAGACGCCTGTTTGAAGAGAAAGATCTGATGCAAGCATATAATGGGGTAAAATATATCTCAACCATAGTAGCCGTTAGTGTGAGGACAGCATACAGTCTTGACAAGGGAATGGGTTGGAGGATAGTCGCCTGGGTTTCCTCTACAATTGCTGCAATCACTGGAACATACTGGGACCTTGTTTTTGACTGGGGCTTACTCCAAAAGCATGCTAAGAACCGCTGGTTGAGAGACAAACTCCTTGTCCCTCACAAGAGTGTATATTTTGGAGCTATG GTTTTGAACGTCTTGCTGAGATTTGCCTGGTTGCAAACGGTGTTGGATTTCCAGTTGTCTGTCATACATAGAGAAGGCTTAATTGCAATCGTAGCCAGCCTTGAGATTATCCGTCGTGGCATATGGAATTTCTTCAG GTTAGAGAATGAACATTTAAATAATGTTGGCAAGTTCCGAGCATTCAAGTCGGTTCCACTACCTTTCAACTGCGATGAAGATGATGAGAAGGATGGGTAG